A single region of the Lotus japonicus ecotype B-129 chromosome 4, LjGifu_v1.2 genome encodes:
- the LOC130710961 gene encoding probable 2-oxoglutarate-dependent dioxygenase AOP1, which yields MGSESEENIPCLVFSRDQLEEGSEEWKKMSKKVREVCENHGCFLFKFDEIPKVLTEDMFKCLQTLFNLPEETKRKYISPTLFSSYASENPRKQPFSQTFGVDEAHLEDSAQAFTNLMWPQGNQAFCETMKSMSSKMLELSILIQKMILEDYGLPKQYTSDFKDMSTSNLRLIKYKVPKSDDKGVENALGPHTDKSNLTIICSNEVQGLQALTKTNKWIPLNIPKDCFAVFVGDLLKAWTNGRIHAATHRVTMSEDKERYSFGLFSLPKDGIKIEVPPELVDDKIHPLRYRPFTYGDYIQYFLSIDRKENTHALDLFAGV from the exons ATGGGTAGTGAAAGTGAAGAAAATATCCCATGCCTGGTTTTTTCCCGGGACCAGTTAGAGGAAGGGAGTGAGGAATGGAAAAAAATGAGCAAGAAAGTGAGAGAAGTATGTGAGAACCATGGCTGCTTCCTCTTCAAGTTTGATGAGATCCCTAAGGTTCTAACGGAAGATATGTTTAAGTGCTTACAAACCTTGTTTAACCTACCTGAAGAAACTAAGAGGAAGTACATAAGCCCAACGCTTTTTAGTAGCTACGCTAGTGAGAACCCTAGGAAACAACCCTTCTCTCAAACCTTTGGGGTCGATGAAGCTCACCTTGAGGATTCTGCTCAGGCCTTCACTAACCTCATGTGGCCTCAGGGAAACCAAGCTTTCTG TGAGACAATGAAATCCATGAGCTCCAAGATGCTTGAACTGAGTATCCTGATCCAGAAGATGATTCTAGAGGATTATGGCCTTCCAAAGCAATACACTTCAGATTTTAAAGACATGAGCACTAGTAATTtgcggttgattaaatataaAGTTCCTAAGAGTGATGACAAAGGTGTTGAAAATGCCTTGGGGCCCCACACCGACAAAAGTAACTTAACTATTATATGTTCAAACGAAGTTCAGGGTCTTCAAGCGCTAACCAAGACCAACAAATGGATTCCATTGAACATACCCAAGGACTGCTTCGCGGTTTTTGTTGGGGACCTACTCAAG GCATGGACCAATGGGAGAATTCATGCAGCTACCCATAGAGTTACAATGAGTGAAGATAAAGAGAGGTACTCATTTGGTCTATTTTCATTGCCAAAGGATGGTATCAAGATTGAGGTGCCACCAGAGTTGGTGGACGACAAAATACATCCTCTACGTTATCGACCATTCACTTATGGGGATTACATTCAATACTTTCTTTCAATTGATCGCAAGGAAAATACACATGCACTTGATTTATTTGCAGGCGTTTGA